A part of Schistosoma mansoni strain Puerto Rico chromosome W, complete genome genomic DNA contains:
- a CDS encoding putative barh homeobox protein: protein MYVSESIIEKVLLLGAQNIRYLVGIRRSNLTKCPRIERQFCFCALCKATASLLKQWAAASFSSAGFSDPRVRAEACVAFEQFLDPNIIHDIVYGRVKLPSFVEFVNHDTQHSRKNPFVEVERLIPVVQFIRLCLLATHGGLTPAQEAGLTYETEEEVRYLINQTVRYFLSAGNLTTVSQTPLSVNNTTTVSTTSTTTSVSTGSNVPVINPEQAKRSIDTYFRLIQVVIFTRSQHTKDSPDFPNYLEEVLVGNTKELITCNKQLFDRMNNVLLATPRGASCRHACASVYSVVVMETEAPTQALQTAKGMLAALPSPGSVIDGESSHAVQGMFMGAAYLLERLFTAYVVPFNSTSVSSKTNKQSSTEQTKKGKKEKQQNHRNLQTDIIRTIEELLSLMDAFLVKPSQLVDSLKINNTKNTVENDGFCYVNSSVSQATVVALLEALVVIGRAGCLSHLPSGTLPIEGNNSTTSLLSSKASFVHRILSYLPTVCEERSSSSLRYPRVSQAALRTLAAVCMGEGYQTTKDETSNSSESKTIENSKPKCHPHTIPIMKIMVGTAESTSKITTFLPVAN from the exons ATGTATGTTTCGGAGAGTATCATAGAAAAAGTACTTTTGCTAGGTGCCCAGAATATAAGATACCTCGTAGGGAT aAGACGTTCTAATTTAACTAAGTGTCCTCGAATAGAAAGACAGTTTTGTTTTTGTGCACTGTGTAAAGCAACTGCAAGCCTTCTCAAACAATGGGCTGCAGCAAGTTTCAGTTCAGCAGGATTCTC gGATCCTCGCGTAAGAGCTGAAGCATGCGTGGCTTTTGAACAGTTTCTTGACCCCAATATTATTCATGACATCGTCTATGGGCGCGTTAAACTACCATCTTTCGTTGAATTTGTTAACCAT GATACTCAACATTCTCGTAAAAATCCGTTTGTTGAGGTGGAACGTCTTATACCG GTGGTTCAGTTTATTCGTTTATGCTTGTTGGCGACCCACGGTGGCTTAACACCTGCACAAGAGGCTGGGCTTACTTACGAAACGGAAGAAGAGGTCCGATATTTGATTAACCAAACTGTAAGATACTTTTTGTCTGCTGGAAACCTGACAACCGTCTCTCAAACCCCTCTTTCAGTCAACAACACAACAACTGTATCTACGACTTCAACGACTACCTCTGTTTCCACTGGTTCAAATGTTCCAGTTATCAATCCCGAACAAGCGAAACGCAGTATCGACACTTATTTTCGTCTTATCCAAGTGGTTATTTTCACGCGATCTCAGCACACCAAAGATT CTCCAGATTTCccaaattatttagaagaaGTTTTAGTTGGCAATACTAAAGAATTGATTACTTGTAACAAGCAACTTTTTGATCGTATGAAT AATGTATTGTTGGCGACCCCTAGAGGAGCGAGTTGTCGTCACGCTTGCGCTTCTGTCTACAGTGTAGTTGTTATGGAAACTGAAGCCCCCACACAGGCTTTGCAAACGGCAAAAGGTATGCTTGCTGCCCTTCCCAGCCCGGGTTCTGTTATTGATGGCGAATCGTCCCATGCAGTTCAGGGCATGTTCATGGGTGCAGCTTATCTTCTGGAACGGTTATTCACAGCTTATGTCGTACCATTCAATTCCACTAGTGTCTCTTCTAAAACCAATAAACAATCTTCAACGGAGCAAACAAAAAagggaaagaaagaaaaacaacaaaatcaCAGAAACCTCCAAACTGATATTATTCGAACCATAGAGGAACTGCTAAGTCTAATGG ATGCATTTTTGGTAAAGCCTAGTCAGCTTGTTGatagtttgaaaataaataacacaaaaaATACTGTGGAGAATGATGGATTTTGCTATGTTAATTCTAGTGTATCACAAGCTACAGTGGTTGCATTACTGGAGGCACTTGTTGTTATTGGTAGAGCTGGTTGTTTATCGCATCTTCCATCTGGGACATTACCCATTGAAGGTAATAACTCAACAACCTCATTGCTAAGTTCTAAAGCTTCATTTGTTCATCGAATTTTATCATATCTGCCAACCGTTTGTGAAGAACGTTCCTCATCGTCACTCAGATATCCAAGAGTTTCACAAGCTGCTCTTCGAACATTGGCAGCAGTTTGCATGGGTGAAGGCTATCAAACCACAAAAGATGAAACATCTAATTCTTCAGAATCTAAAACAATCGAAAACTCAAAACCCAAATGTCATCCCCACACGATTCCTATTATGAAAATTATGGTGGGTACAGCTGAA TCCACTTCCAAAATCACTACTTTCTTACCAGTTGCTAATTGA
- a CDS encoding proteasome-associated protein ecm29-related, which yields MAATRDGMSKPGDDIDRLALRISLADIDEQFEKILQKSLVFILKYLSKYEDHRKKLMELLGDVTRRLKCRPNIQVPVHELLLSYNDPSNSVFLVNFSHMYIRLGFPRLPLRQKIKLFPVLFASLSDDKPICQRDGLLHLVLPVVDSLTNELAPRDPCFNELLYQRRYISDFFSLVMLLPYNFQKLVRSNRSDPTIPDGFNSFDLGRMLHEQFTCITSSEELEKYKVGIMTFYTRRFFPAEESIIPVLFGYGDSRHSVVSIAAKELRTLSVLVDWEDESLLNRLLAWYLGRRRDFDPKVS from the exons ATGGCTGCTACGAGGGATGGGATGTCAAAACCAG GGGATGATATTGACCGGTTGGCTCTACGAATAAGTCTTGCTGACATTGATGAACAGTTTGAAAAAATTCTTCAAAAATCTTTGGTTTTTATCCTGAAATATTTGTCAAAGTATGAAGATCATCGAAAGAAG CTCATGGAACTTCTTGGAGATGTGACTCGAAGACTCAAATGCAGACCTAATATTCAGGTTCCTGTGCACGAATTATTGCTAAGTTACAATGATCCGTCAAACTCAGTGTTTTTGGTTAATTTCTCGCATATGTACATAAGACTAGGGTTTCCGCGTTTACCCCTACGACAGAAAATCAAACTCTTTCCAGTGTTATTTGCATCACTTTCTGATGATAAACCTATTTGTCAAAGAGATGG TTTGCTACACTTAGTGCTACCTGTTGTCGATAGTCTTACCAATGAATTGGCTCCGCGTGACCCATGTTTCAATGAACTTTTATACCAAAGACGTTATATTTCAGACTTTTTCTCCTTAGTGATGCTTTTACCTTATAA TTTTCAAAAATTAGTCAGATCAAACAGAAGTGATCCAACTATACCCGACGGGTTCAACTCGTTCGATTTGGGTAGGATGTTACATGAACAATTTACCTGCATAACATCCTCTGAGGAACTGGAAAAG TATAAAGTGGGTATCATGACATTTTACACCCGCCGCTTTTTCCCTGCGGAAGAGAGTATAATACCAGTTCTTTTTGGTTATGGAGACAGTCGCCATTCAGTAGTCTCCATTGCTGCTAAGGAACTTCGGACCCTAAGCGT TCTTGTAGATTGGGAGGATGAATCTTTGTTAAATCGACTTCTAGCTTGGTATCTTGGTCGTCGTCGAGATTTCGATCCCAAAGTAAGTTAA